The proteins below are encoded in one region of Micromonospora yangpuensis:
- a CDS encoding NADP-dependent isocitrate dehydrogenase — protein sequence MAKIKVNNPVVELDGDEMTRIIWKQIREQLILPYLDVDLHYYDLSIQHRDATDDQVTVDAANAIKEHGVGVKCATITPDEARVEEFGLKKMWRSPNGTIRNILGGVVFREPIIMSNVPRLVPGWTKPIIIGRHAHGDQYKASDFVVPGPGTVTITYTPADGSAPVEMEVANFPGGGIAMGMYNYDESIRDFARASFRYGLDRGYPVYLSTKNTILKAYDGRFKDLFAEVFESEFKSEFDAAGITYEHRLIDDMVAAALKWEGGYVWACKNYDGDVQSDTVAQGFGSLGLMTSVLLSPDGRTVEAEAAHGTVTRHYRQYQKGEKTSTNPIASIYAWTRGLAHRGKLDGTPAVTEFADTLEQVIVDTVEGGQMTKDLALLISRDAPWLTTDEFMNALDENLARRLA from the coding sequence ATGGCGAAGATCAAGGTAAACAACCCGGTCGTGGAGCTCGACGGCGACGAGATGACCCGGATCATCTGGAAGCAGATCCGGGAGCAGCTGATCCTGCCCTACCTCGACGTCGACCTGCACTACTACGACCTCTCGATCCAGCACCGCGACGCCACCGACGACCAGGTCACCGTCGACGCCGCCAACGCCATCAAGGAGCACGGCGTCGGCGTCAAGTGCGCCACCATCACCCCGGACGAGGCCCGGGTGGAGGAGTTCGGCCTGAAGAAGATGTGGCGGTCGCCGAACGGCACCATCCGTAACATCCTCGGCGGCGTCGTCTTCCGCGAGCCGATCATCATGTCCAACGTACCGAGGCTCGTCCCGGGCTGGACCAAGCCGATCATCATCGGCCGGCACGCCCACGGTGACCAGTACAAGGCCAGCGACTTCGTCGTTCCCGGCCCGGGCACGGTGACCATCACCTACACCCCGGCCGACGGTTCCGCGCCGGTCGAGATGGAGGTCGCCAACTTCCCCGGTGGCGGCATCGCGATGGGCATGTACAACTACGACGAGTCGATCCGGGACTTCGCCCGTGCCTCGTTCCGGTACGGCCTCGACCGGGGCTACCCGGTCTACCTGTCGACCAAGAACACCATCCTCAAGGCGTACGACGGTCGGTTCAAGGATCTCTTCGCCGAGGTGTTCGAGAGCGAGTTCAAGAGCGAGTTCGACGCCGCCGGCATCACCTACGAGCACCGGCTGATCGACGACATGGTCGCCGCCGCGCTCAAGTGGGAGGGCGGGTACGTCTGGGCCTGCAAGAACTACGACGGTGACGTGCAGTCCGACACGGTCGCCCAGGGCTTCGGCTCGCTCGGCCTGATGACCTCGGTCCTGCTCTCCCCGGACGGCCGTACCGTCGAGGCCGAGGCCGCCCACGGCACCGTCACCCGGCACTACCGGCAGTACCAGAAGGGCGAGAAGACCTCGACCAACCCGATCGCCTCGATCTACGCCTGGACCCGGGGCCTGGCCCACCGGGGCAAGCTGGACGGCACCCCGGCGGTCACCGAGTTCGCCGACACCCTGGAGCAGGTGATCGTCGACACCGTCGAGGGCGGCCAGATGACCAAG
- a CDS encoding malate dehydrogenase produces the protein MGKKVTVVGAGFYGSTTAQRLAEYDVFDTVVITDIVEGKPAGLALDLNQSRAIEGFETKLVGATTGPNGEGYEAIEGSDVVVITAGLPRKPGMSRMDLLETNAKIVRQVSENVAKYAPNAVVIVVSNPLDEMTALAQLATQFPRNRVLGQAGMLDTARFSNFVAEALDVPVKSVKTLTLGSHGDTMVPVPSKSTVNGRPLREAMPAEQIEELVVKTRNGGAEVVALLKTGSAYYAPSAAAARMAKAVAEDSGEVMPVCAWVDGEYGISGVYLGVEAAIGAEGVKRVVETDLDADELASLKEAAEAVRAKQGDVANM, from the coding sequence ATGGGTAAGAAGGTCACTGTCGTCGGGGCAGGATTCTACGGCTCCACCACCGCACAGCGCCTGGCCGAGTACGACGTCTTCGACACCGTCGTGATCACCGACATCGTGGAGGGCAAGCCCGCCGGTCTCGCACTGGACCTCAACCAGTCGCGGGCGATCGAGGGTTTCGAGACCAAGCTGGTCGGCGCCACCACCGGCCCCAACGGCGAGGGGTACGAGGCCATCGAGGGCTCGGACGTGGTGGTGATCACCGCCGGCCTGCCGCGTAAGCCGGGCATGAGCCGGATGGACCTGCTGGAGACCAACGCCAAGATCGTGCGGCAGGTCTCCGAGAACGTCGCCAAGTACGCACCGAACGCCGTCGTCATCGTGGTGTCGAACCCGCTCGACGAGATGACCGCGCTGGCCCAGCTGGCCACCCAGTTCCCGCGCAACCGGGTGCTCGGCCAGGCCGGCATGCTGGACACCGCCCGGTTCAGCAACTTCGTCGCCGAGGCGCTGGACGTACCGGTGAAGTCGGTGAAGACGCTGACCCTCGGTTCGCACGGCGACACCATGGTGCCGGTGCCGTCGAAGAGCACCGTGAACGGCAGGCCGCTGCGTGAGGCGATGCCGGCCGAGCAGATCGAGGAGCTGGTCGTCAAGACCCGCAACGGCGGCGCCGAGGTGGTGGCGCTGCTCAAGACCGGCTCGGCGTACTACGCCCCGTCGGCCGCCGCCGCCCGGATGGCCAAGGCGGTCGCGGAGGACTCCGGCGAGGTCATGCCGGTCTGCGCCTGGGTCGACGGCGAGTACGGCATCTCCGGCGTCTACCTGGGCGTCGAGGCGGCGATCGGGGCCGAGGGCGTCAAGCGGGTCGTCGAGACCGACCTGGACGCCGACGAGCTGGCCAGCCTGAAGGAGGCCGCCGAGGCGGTCCGTGCCAAGCAGGGTGACGTCGCCAACATGTGA
- a CDS encoding bifunctional methylenetetrahydrofolate dehydrogenase/methenyltetrahydrofolate cyclohydrolase: protein MTAKVLDGKATAATIKDELRTRVKALAERGITPGLGTVLVGADPGSQAYVDGKHRDCAEVGIASIRRELPADATQEQVDAVVAELNADPACHGYIVQLPLPAHLDTQRVLESIDPDKDADGLHPVNLGRLVLGYDGPLPCTPRGVVELLRRYDVPLRGANVAVVGRGNTVGRPLGLLLTRRSENATVTLCHTGTLDLAAHTRAADVVVVAAGVPGLLTSDMINPDAVVVDVGITRVIGSDGKGRYTGDVDPEVAQTAAAVVPMPGGVGPMTRAMLLTNVVERAER, encoded by the coding sequence GGACGCGGGTGAAGGCGCTCGCCGAACGCGGCATCACCCCCGGACTGGGTACGGTCCTGGTCGGCGCGGATCCGGGCTCCCAGGCGTACGTCGACGGCAAGCACCGGGACTGCGCCGAGGTGGGCATCGCCTCGATCCGCCGGGAGTTGCCCGCCGACGCCACCCAGGAGCAGGTCGACGCGGTGGTGGCCGAGCTGAACGCCGACCCGGCCTGCCACGGCTACATCGTCCAGCTTCCGCTCCCGGCTCACCTGGACACCCAGCGGGTGCTGGAGTCGATCGACCCGGACAAGGACGCCGACGGGCTGCACCCGGTCAACCTGGGGCGGCTGGTGCTCGGGTACGACGGCCCGTTGCCCTGCACCCCACGCGGCGTCGTCGAGCTGCTGCGCCGGTACGACGTACCGCTGCGGGGTGCGAACGTGGCGGTGGTCGGCCGGGGCAACACCGTCGGCCGGCCGCTCGGGCTGCTGCTCACCCGGCGCAGCGAGAACGCCACGGTGACCCTCTGCCACACCGGCACCCTGGACCTCGCCGCGCACACCCGGGCGGCGGACGTGGTCGTCGTGGCGGCCGGTGTGCCCGGCCTGCTCACCTCGGACATGATCAACCCGGACGCGGTGGTGGTCGACGTCGGCATCACCCGGGTGATCGGCTCGGACGGCAAGGGCCGCTACACCGGCGACGTGGACCCGGAGGTGGCCCAGACCGCCGCCGCGGTGGTGCCGATGCCCGGCGGCGTCGGCCCGATGACCCGCGCCATGCTCCTCACCAACGTCGTAGAACGCGCCGAGCGGTAA